A single window of Oncorhynchus keta strain PuntledgeMale-10-30-2019 chromosome 34, Oket_V2, whole genome shotgun sequence DNA harbors:
- the LOC118366827 gene encoding syntaxin-19-like, with the protein MKDRLEELRQRAQGFREVSRETDDTPFPEEDPNPDAPFGVKVATTQQAVVFEQEPVLHNFLSEAQHIRGDITELETEVKKFSQQQRTLVATMRRFSVMKKDSDVTTDIKLQAESIHRRLDALSKKAQSLEDMQGLATATTRIQRSQHAALLRQFQQVMCLYNNSILSKQEHCKNFLIRQLEVFGRDVTEEGVDEMVATGKWEVFNQNLLNDERITRAQLSEIEQRHKELLNLESNMKELRELFMDIFMLVEEQGGYIDNIQTSVEKTQDYVTVTNEKFKMATRYKKKNPLRRLCCCCCPWRCCT; encoded by the exons ATGAAGGACCGCCTGGAGGAGCTGCGTCAGAGGGCCCAGGGTTTTCGGGAggtgagcagagagacagatgataCCCCATTCCCTGAGGAAGATCCTAACCCAGATGCCCCATTCGGGGTTAAGGTCGCCACCACGCAGCAGGCTGTGGTGTTCGAGCAAGAACCAGTCCTGCACAACTTCCTGTCCGAGGCTCAGCATATCCGCGGTGACATCACTGAGCTGGAAACAGAG GTGAAGAAGTTCAGCCAGCAACAAAGGACCCTGGTGGCAACCATGCGTCGTTTCAGTGTGATGAAGAAGGACAGTGATGTGACGACGGACATCAAGCTGCAGGCAGAGAGCATCCACAGACGGCTGGACGCCCTCTCCAAGAAGGCACAGAGTTTAGAAGACATGCAGGGACTGGCTACAGCCACTACACGCATCCAACGCTCCCAACACGCAGCGCTACTTAGACAATTCCAACAG GTGATGTGTCTGTACAACAACTCCATCCTCAGTAAACAGGAGCATTGTAAAAACTTCCTCATCCGCCAGCTGGAGGTGTTTGGTCGTGACGTCACCGAGGAGGGAGTCGATGAAATGGTTGCCACAGGGAAGTGGGAGGTGTTTAACCAGAACCTCCTCAACGACGAACGCATCACACGCGCTCAGCTGTCCGAGATCGAGCAGAGACACAAG GAGCTACTGAATCTGGAGAGCAACATGAAGGAGCTGAGAGAACTGTTCATGGATATCTTTATGTTGGTGGAGGAGCAAGGAGGCTACATAGACAACATCCAGACCAGCGTAGAGAAGACACAGGACTACGTCACCGTCACTAACGAGAAATTTAAAATGGCCACCAGGTACAAGAAGAAGAACCCTCTAAGGAGACTGTGCTGCTGTTGCTGCCCCTGGAGGTGCTGCACATAG